CAATTTTTTAAAGTAGACATTTTTCTCTATTAGTGCATGTGTTCCTATTACAATATCAACATTTCCCTCTTTTATATCATTTAAAAGTTTCTCTTTTGTCTTCCCTTTAAAACTTCCAGTAAGAAGTTCCACTCTTACACCAAGTTTTTCAAATTTCTCTTTTACCGATAAAAAATGTTGCACTGCCAATATCTCTGTTGGAGCCATCAATACCCCTTGATAAGAGTTTTCCACCATATATAATAACAAAATCATTGAAACAATAGTCTTTCCACTTCCTACATCACCTTGTACAAGTCTATTTACTATTCTTCCATTAGAAAGATCTTTATATATCTCGGTTATAACTTTTTTTTGAGCTTTTGTTAAACTAAAACTTAAACTTTCTAGATATTGTTTCACTAAAGTTTTCTTATCTTCTAAAGTATACTTGCTTTTATTCTCATTATCTATTTCAAATCTTTTTTGCAGAATCCCCATTTCTAGTACTAATAACTCTTCTATTGCAAATCTTCTTTTAGCTTCTTCTATACTTTTGCTATTTTTAGGAAAATGTATATCTGTTAAAGCTTCTTCTCTACTTAATATCTTGTATTTTTTCAATATACTCTCTGGAATATTTTCTAAAAATAGTTGTTTTTTACTTTTTACTGCTTCTTTTATTAATCTTCTAAAACTATTTTGAGGCAGATCCTTACTTGTGCTATAAATAGGTAGTATCTCTCCTTCGCTAATCTTTCTTTGATTGCTACTTAATTTAAACTCTGGATTTACCATTTGAAAAACATACCCTCTTTTTACTTGACCAATAAAGATATATTCCTCTCCTAATTTTAAAGTTTTTCTTAAATATGGCATTTGAAACCATACTATCTCTATTATTCCTGTTCCATCAGTAGCTGTTGCCTTTACCATTTTTACACCAGAATGTGTAGGTGGTGCAACTATTTTCATTAAAGAAGCTTTTAAAACTACATACTCATCTCCACGTAGTTCATTTATTTTCATAATATTAGTTCTATCATCATAAGATCTTGGGAAATAGTAAAACAGGTCATATAGAGATTTTATTCCTAAACTTCTCAACTTTTTTATATTTTTTTCATCAAAATACTTTATCTCTACATCTTCAAGAGAATTATATATATTCATATACTCTTCTTTTAACATACCTGCTCACCTCTCTCTGTATATAAATTATCCCCTTTATAGAGATAAAGGGGATACAAATTTTATTAATCTAATTGTTCTAATAATTCTTCTGGAATATCAAAGTTTGCATAAACTTCTTGAACATCATCTAAATCATCAAGTGCATCATATAGAACCATTACTTTTTTAGCTGTTTCTAAATCTGTAATTTCTACTTTATTTTCTGGATTCATAGCTATTTCTGCTTCTTCATAATTGTATCCAGCAGCTTTTAAGTTTTCTAAAACAGTTTGGAACTCTGTATAATCAGTGATTACTTCAAATACATCTCCTTCATCTGATACATCTTCTGCACCAGCTTCAAGAGCTGCCATCATAAATTCATCAGCATCTAATCCTTCAGATTTTACAGTGATTACTCCTTGTTTTTTGAACATCCATGATACAGCACCATCTGTTCCTAGGTTTCCACCTTTTCTTGTGAAAGCTGTTCTTATTTCTGAAGCTGATCTATTTTTGTTATCAGTAACTACATCTACTATGAAAGCTGTTCCAGCTGGACCATACCCTTCATATCTCATTTCCATGTAGTCTACACCTTCTAATTCTCCAGTTCCTTTTTTAATAGCTCTTTCTAATATATCTTTAGGCATATTTCCTGCTTTTGCTTTTTCTATTGCTAATCTAAGTCTTGGGTTAAATCCTGGATCCCCTCCACCTTCTTTAGCTGCTATTGTAAGCTCTCTTCCTAATTTAGTAAATAAGCTAGCTCTCTTTCTATCTTGTGCACCTTTTCTATGTTGGATATTATTCCACTTACTATGTCCTGCCACGACAACCTCCTAATTCTTCTTAATAATATAAAATTTTACCATATGATCAAATATTTTTCAATATTTCTTAATTCTTATGATATTATTTTTTGTAACTATCTCATCTATTTTTTCATCATGTTCTTCTACTTCTAAATTATCTATAATCTGAAATTCATAAGCTAAAGATATTTTTCTTGCTCTAGGATATAGTTTTAAAAATCTATCATAATAGCCTCTTCCATATCCTATTCTATTTCCTTCTATATCAAAAACTACTCCTGGAACTATAATCAAATCTATATCACCATTATATATTTCTCCAACTGGTTCTTTTATTCCAAAAGAGTTATCTATTTTAAATTCTCCTGTATATTCAATAGCTTTTATTATCTCTCTATCTAACATCTTAGGTAGTAAAAGTTTTTTCCCACAAGAGATTATATAATCATTAATTTTCTCTGTATCAATCTCATTTTGAAAACTCATATAACTCATTATTACTTTTGCACTTTCAAAAATCTTACTATCTATAATTTTATTATAGATGAGCTCACTATCTTCTGCTACTTGCTCTTTTGTTAAATTTAATCGTAATTTTTTTATTCTATCTCTAGTTTTCCTCTTCTCCAACATTTTTTTCTATCTCCTGTTTAAGAAGTTTTAAATCTCCCCAAAAATCAAGTGCTACTTTTGATTTTTTCCCACTATCATTTCTTGATTTTTTTACAAAGTTTACATCATAAGTAAGAAGAAGTTTTATTCCGCCTATCCATGGAATAATTTTCCCTCTCTCTTCTCCTATTTTTACATCTCTATTTAATAATACTCTAGCTACTTCAGGTCCTAGAGCAACAACTATTTCAGGTTTAATTAAAGCTATCTGCATATCAATTATCTCTTTTAATTGCTCTTGCTCTTCTTCCATATACTCTCTGTATTTACACTCTTTTTTAGCTAAAGTTGTTATATAATACTCATCAGGATATATCCCCTCAATATCACATAATTTTATTAAAAACTCTCCACTTGAACCTGAAGCTACTTTTAACTCTTCATTTTGATACAAGTCTGGATCATCACCTATAAACAAAATCGAAGCTTCTCTATTTCCACTTCCTATTAAAAGCTTCATATCAGTTTTTTCACCATAATTTGTTCCTAATCCACCAACTTCAAATTCAATTGTTTTCCAAAGATCATTAATCTCTTCATTATTAATCATAATTTTCTCCTTATAGCTCAAATAGATCTGTTACTCTATCTTGTAGAGCTACTTCAAAATTTAAATTAATCTTATTATCTATTAGTTCTTCCTCTAAAGTTCTTCTAGCTAGGTCATAATTATTACTATCTTTACTTATATGAGCTAAATAAACTTTTTTTAATCTATCACTATACATCTCTTTTATAAATTTAGCTGCATCATTATTTGAAAGGTGTCCATTTCTACCTTTTACCCTAGCTTTTAAATCCCATGGATAGTTACAAGTCATCAACATATTATAGTCATAGTTTGATTCTATTATCATAATGTCTATATCTTTAAAGTTTTCTCTCACTATATTACTTACATATCCTATATCTGTTGAAATTGCTATTCTTTTTCCACATTCACTTTCAATCCTATAACCTACTGTTCTTTCTGCATCGTGCATCACATCAAAAGGTAAAACTTTCAATGAATTTTTTAGTAAAAAGCTTTCATTTTGAATAATTTTCAGGTTTTTTTCAGCTATCTTTCCCAGTTTTTTCTCTCCAGCACTATAACTTTCAGGAGTAATATATATAGGAATATCAAATTTTCTAGAGATAATTCCTGCTCCTTGTATATGATCTGAATGCTCATGAGTGATTAAAAGAGCATCTATATCTCCTAAGTTTTCATTTATGGTACTTAATTTTTCCTCTATTTTTTTACAACTGAATCCAGCATCAACTAAAAGTTTTACTCCATTACTTTCTACAAATATTGAGTTTCCTCCACTTCCACTTCCTAATATCGAAACTTTCATCTTTTTTCCCTTCTATTTAAAATAATTACTAATACAATAATTATATCTTAAAAACCTTATTAATACAACTTTTATCTACATTAGAAATTTCAAAAAACAAAAACTGCACCTTAAAATAAGATGCAGTTCTATTTTTAAATTAAATTTTAATTATTCTTTACTTACTGGATATAATTTATGTTGATTTTCAAGATCTAGTTCAAATCCTTTTATATTTTTTTGAATTCCAGCATTATTATCTGGCCATACTAATGGAATTAAAGGTACTTCGTCCATTATAATAGCTTGAGCTTCTTTATAAGCAGCTTCTCTTTCTTCAGGTACAGTTGATTCTCTACCTTTATCTAAGCATTCATCAACTTTTGCATTTGTATACCACATTCTATTTCCAGCACTTCCATGGTTTTTAGAATGGAATACTGCATACATAGCTGAGTCTCCATCTGGACTTGGTGTCCATCCTAATAAGAACATATCATGCTCTCTGTTAGCTAATCTATCTAAGTAAGCTCCCCATTCAAGTAATTCTATTTCAACATCAATTCCAATTTGTTTTAATTGGTCTTGTAAAATAACAGCTGTATCTTTTCTTACATTGTTGTTATTTGTCCAAATTTTTGCTTTAAATCCATTTGGATATCCAGCTTGAGCTAATAATTCTTTAGCTTTAGCTATATCTTGTTTACGAACTTTTAAGTCTTTATTGTGTCCAAATACTGCTGGAGCTACTGGTGAACTAGCTGGAGTTGCTGCTCCTAAGTATATAGCATCTACCATACTTTGTAAATCTATTGCGTAAGCTATTGCTTGTCTAACTTCTTTCTTATCAAATGGTGGTTTTGTAGTATTAAATCCTACATAATTCATTGTTAAAGCTGGCTTTTGAAGAAGTTTTAAATCAGGATGGTTTCTTACCATATCATGATCCATAGCTTCTATATCAACAGCAATATCTACCTCTTTAGTTTCAAGAGCTATTGTTCTGTTTGTTCCTTCTGGAATAGTTCTAAATATTAAAGTATCAATAGCTGGTTTACCTTGATAATAATCTGGGTTAGCTTTTAAAACTATTCTATCTCCAGATGCCCAAGATTCAAATTTAAATGGTCCAGTTCCTACTGGATGTTGTCCATAGCTTTTTCCAGCTTCTGTTACAGCTTTTTCACTTAGTATTCCTGCACCATAGTGAGCAAGATATCCTACTAATGGTCCAAAAGGTTTTTTAGTAGTAATTCTTACAGTTTCATCATCTACTGCTTCGATCTTATCTACATCAACAAAAAAGCTCATCATACTAGGATCATTTTTTACTTTTATAAGACTAAATACAACGTCTTTAACAGTTAAAGGATCTCCATTATGGAATTTAACTCCTTTTCTTATTTTTAAAT
The Fusobacterium varium genome window above contains:
- the recG gene encoding ATP-dependent DNA helicase RecG, translating into MLKEEYMNIYNSLEDVEIKYFDEKNIKKLRSLGIKSLYDLFYYFPRSYDDRTNIMKINELRGDEYVVLKASLMKIVAPPTHSGVKMVKATATDGTGIIEIVWFQMPYLRKTLKLGEEYIFIGQVKRGYVFQMVNPEFKLSSNQRKISEGEILPIYSTSKDLPQNSFRRLIKEAVKSKKQLFLENIPESILKKYKILSREEALTDIHFPKNSKSIEEAKRRFAIEELLVLEMGILQKRFEIDNENKSKYTLEDKKTLVKQYLESLSFSLTKAQKKVITEIYKDLSNGRIVNRLVQGDVGSGKTIVSMILLLYMVENSYQGVLMAPTEILAVQHFLSVKEKFEKLGVRVELLTGSFKGKTKEKLLNDIKEGNVDIVIGTHALIEKNVYFKKLGLIIIDEQHRFGVVQRKLLRDKGVLANLVVMSATPIPRSLALSIYGDLDVSVIDELPPGRKPIKTKWISNDEDSDIMYDFIGKKLSQGRQAYFIAPLIEESEKLAAKSTEELYEEVNKKLPMYKIGVLHGRMKNSEKDEVMKRFKNKELDILVSTTVIEVGVDVPNATIMVINNSERFGLSALHQLRGRVGRGEYQSYCFLVSKTENATSKARLQIMEETQDGFKIAEEDLKLRKSGEIFGTKQSGFSDLKFTDIVHDIKTIKLVKEICVDYLKENRGKIENPYLKYDIEEKFKEN
- a CDS encoding YebC/PmpR family DNA-binding transcriptional regulator, giving the protein MAGHSKWNNIQHRKGAQDRKRASLFTKLGRELTIAAKEGGGDPGFNPRLRLAIEKAKAGNMPKDILERAIKKGTGELEGVDYMEMRYEGYGPAGTAFIVDVVTDNKNRSASEIRTAFTRKGGNLGTDGAVSWMFKKQGVITVKSEGLDADEFMMAALEAGAEDVSDEGDVFEVITDYTEFQTVLENLKAAGYNYEEAEIAMNPENKVEITDLETAKKVMVLYDALDDLDDVQEVYANFDIPEELLEQLD
- a CDS encoding 5-formyltetrahydrofolate cyclo-ligase yields the protein MEKRKTRDRIKKLRLNLTKEQVAEDSELIYNKIIDSKIFESAKVIMSYMSFQNEIDTEKINDYIISCGKKLLLPKMLDREIIKAIEYTGEFKIDNSFGIKEPVGEIYNGDIDLIIVPGVVFDIEGNRIGYGRGYYDRFLKLYPRARKISLAYEFQIIDNLEVEEHDEKIDEIVTKNNIIRIKKY
- a CDS encoding uracil-DNA glycosylase; this encodes MINNEEINDLWKTIEFEVGGLGTNYGEKTDMKLLIGSGNREASILFIGDDPDLYQNEELKVASGSSGEFLIKLCDIEGIYPDEYYITTLAKKECKYREYMEEEQEQLKEIIDMQIALIKPEIVVALGPEVARVLLNRDVKIGEERGKIIPWIGGIKLLLTYDVNFVKKSRNDSGKKSKVALDFWGDLKLLKQEIEKNVGEEEN
- a CDS encoding MBL fold metallo-hydrolase, producing MKVSILGSGSGGNSIFVESNGVKLLVDAGFSCKKIEEKLSTINENLGDIDALLITHEHSDHIQGAGIISRKFDIPIYITPESYSAGEKKLGKIAEKNLKIIQNESFLLKNSLKVLPFDVMHDAERTVGYRIESECGKRIAISTDIGYVSNIVRENFKDIDIMIIESNYDYNMLMTCNYPWDLKARVKGRNGHLSNNDAAKFIKEMYSDRLKKVYLAHISKDSNNYDLARRTLEEELIDNKINLNFEVALQDRVTDLFEL
- a CDS encoding glutathione ABC transporter substrate-binding protein; this translates as MKKRFFTFLFMLVALFSTVLHAETTVIVAQGADAKTLDPAASNDVPSHRVTLQIYDNLVAREGTKLVPGLAESWTQVDPLTLDLKIRKGVKFHNGDPLTVKDVVFSLIKVKNDPSMMSFFVDVDKIEAVDDETVRITTKKPFGPLVGYLAHYGAGILSEKAVTEAGKSYGQHPVGTGPFKFESWASGDRIVLKANPDYYQGKPAIDTLIFRTIPEGTNRTIALETKEVDIAVDIEAMDHDMVRNHPDLKLLQKPALTMNYVGFNTTKPPFDKKEVRQAIAYAIDLQSMVDAIYLGAATPASSPVAPAVFGHNKDLKVRKQDIAKAKELLAQAGYPNGFKAKIWTNNNNVRKDTAVILQDQLKQIGIDVEIELLEWGAYLDRLANREHDMFLLGWTPSPDGDSAMYAVFHSKNHGSAGNRMWYTNAKVDECLDKGRESTVPEEREAAYKEAQAIIMDEVPLIPLVWPDNNAGIQKNIKGFELDLENQHKLYPVSKE